The nucleotide sequence TTGCCGAAACCGACATCGCCGACGACCAGCCGGTCCATCGGGCGACCGGAACCAAGATCGCCCAGCACGTCCTGAATCGCGCGGTCCTGATCCTCGGTTTCCTCATATGGAAAGCGGTCCAGAAATGCGGGATAGCCGCCTGTATCCGGTTCTGCGACCTGTCCGGGGCGCAGCGCGCGCTTGGCGGCGGTAGCGATCAGTTCGCCCGCGATTTCGCGGATGCGCTCCTTCATCGCGGCCTTGCGCCGCTGCCATCCTTCCCCACCCAGCCGGTCAAGGCTCGCGCCTTCTTCGCCCGAGCCATAGCGGCTGAGAACCTCAAGATTCTCAACCGGCACATACAGCTTGTCGCCGCCGGCATAGGACAGCGCCACGCAATCATGCGGCGCCTTTTGCACCGGCACCTGCGTCAGCCCTTCGTACCGGCCGATACCGTGGTCGACATGGACCACCAGATCGCCCGGTGAGAGCGTCGCCAGTTCAGCGAGGAAGGCGTCGGTCGATTTCTTGCGCTTCTTCCGCCGGACCAGCCGGTCGCCCAGCATGTCCTGTTCGGTCAGCACCGCGACGCCGGGCGCTGTAAAGCCGTGGTCCAGCGGCAGGACGATCAGCGCGACGCCAAAGCTCTTGCCCGTATCGGCGGCGGCCTGTGCCGCCTGCCAATCATCGGCGGCCATCGCGCCCTTCAGCCCGTGATCGGTCAACAGGCCCATCAACCGTTCGCGCGCGCCGCCGGAATAGCTGGCCAGGATCGGGCGGCGGCCGTCCTTTCTCAGCTTTTCGACATGTGCGACGACGGCTTCATAGACGTTGGATTGCGCCGCGCGTTCGGGGGCAAAATCGCGCGGGCCATCGACGCCGAAATCAAGAACGCTGTCCGATTCGGGCTCGTGGAAGGCGGTGGCGAGGTGCGCCGGCGTCTCTGCCACGCGCTTGGCCCATTCGTCGGCCAGCATGTAAAGCTGATCCTGACCCAGCGGGCGATAGCTGCCCGGATCGCTGGACTGGGCACGGACACGGTTCGCTTGATAATCGGCTACGCCCTCGAACCGCACTTCCGCCGCTTGCGGGGCATTCGAATCGCGCACCACCACCATGTCGTCGGGCAGATGGTCGAACAGTGTTTCCAGCCGCTCCTCGAACAGGGGCAGCCAATGCTCCATACCCGCCAGCCGTCGCCCGTCGCTGATCGCCTGATATAGCGGGTCGCCGGTCGCGGTCGCGCCGAACCGTTCGCGATAGCGCGTGCGGAACCGCTTGATCGTATCCTCGTCCAGCAGCGCTTCTGACGCGGGGAGCAGGGTGAAGCCGTCAATCCGGCCGGTGGTGCGCTGATCCGCCGGGTCGAACGTGCGGACGCTTTCGATCTCGTCGCCGAAGAAATCCATCCGCAGCGCCTGTTCCGCGCCCGATGGGAACAGGTCCACCAGCCCGCCGCGAATCGCAAATTCGCCCGCGTCATGCACGGTATCGGTGCGGACATAGCCATTGGCCGCAAGCATCGCCGCCAGCTTGTCCAGCGAGATGCGCTCACCCGGCGCCAGCCGCGCGACCAGCTGCCGGATGCGGAAACGGGTCAGGACCCGCTGGGTCGCGGCATTGACGGTGGTCAGGAACAGGCGCGGGCGCGCCGGCTTTTGCTGAAGCGCATGCAGCGTCGCCAGCCGTTCGGACATGACGCGCAGCGAAGGGCTGGCGCGGTCATAAGGCAGGCAGTCCCATGCCGGGAACTGCAACACCTCGATCTCGGGCGCGAAATAAGGGGCGGTGCCCGCAATCGCCCGCATCTCGCTGTCATCGGACGCGATGAACGCCGCGCCGCCAGACGCCGCGCGCGTAAGATCGGCCAGCAGCGTCGGGAGAAAACCGGCGGGGACACCGGAAAGGGTCAGCGGCGCCTTGGCAGCGAGAATCTTCGAAAGATCGGGCATCGGCGGCTTATCGAGCGATCGGTACGTAGTTCAGCGCCTCCAGCGCCTTCATCATCGTGCCCTGATATTCGGGGGGCACCGGCTGGCTGCCCGTGGCCCAGCCCATGATGTCCACGTCCTGCTCCTCAAGCAGTTGTTCGAACAGCGCGATGTCGCCGTCGCTCCATTCGGCGTGGTGCCGGTCGAAGAAGCCGCCGATCAGCAGATCGGCCTCCTTGGTGCCGCGATGCCAGGCGCGAAAGCGCAGACGCTTCAACCGATGTTCGCGATCCAACCCAATTCTCCAATGCCGATCGGCCGGCGGCGCTGGCGGCGGCCGTCGGCTGGTGTATGGGGTGAGATAGGCATGCGACCCGAACTGCTCAATCCGTTGTTTGCAGAGATTACCGCGCTGAAGGGCGTGGGGCCTGCACTTGCTCGCCCGCTGGAGCGGCTGAAGATCGCGCGCGTTATCGACATGCTGTTCCACCTGCCCACTGGATGGGTGGACCGGGTGCCGCGCGACGAACTGGACGCGGCCGATGCGGGACGCGTGATCGCGATCGAACTGACCGCCGTCGAATATCGTACATCGTCGGGGCGCGGGCCGACTCGCGCGCTGGCGGCGGACCGGGCGGGCAATGTGGTGGCGCTGACCTATTTCGGCGGCGGATCGGGCTGGGTGCGAAAGCTGTTGCCGGTGGGTGAACCGCGCTTCGTGTCGGGCAAGCTGGAAACCTATGGGGAAGCGTTGCAGATCGTCCATCCCGACATCGTCGTGCCGCCCGAACAGGCGGAAACGGTCGACGGGCGCGAAGCAATCTATCCCCAGTCAGAGGGGATCAATTCCCGCCGTCTGTCCAATTTTTCGGCACAGGCGATCGAACGCGCGCCCGATCTCGCCGAATGGATCGAGCCGAGCGTGCTTGAGCGGCATCAATGGTCCGGCTGGCGCGAAGCGCTGCGGCGCGTCCATGCCGACCCGGCCGACGCAAAGGCGCGGGCGCGGCTGGCCTATGACGAGGTTTTCGCGAATCAACTGGCGCTGTTGCTGGTCCGCGG is from Sphingomonas sp. IW22 and encodes:
- the mfd gene encoding transcription-repair coupling factor, translated to MPDLSKILAAKAPLTLSGVPAGFLPTLLADLTRAASGGAAFIASDDSEMRAIAGTAPYFAPEIEVLQFPAWDCLPYDRASPSLRVMSERLATLHALQQKPARPRLFLTTVNAATQRVLTRFRIRQLVARLAPGERISLDKLAAMLAANGYVRTDTVHDAGEFAIRGGLVDLFPSGAEQALRMDFFGDEIESVRTFDPADQRTTGRIDGFTLLPASEALLDEDTIKRFRTRYRERFGATATGDPLYQAISDGRRLAGMEHWLPLFEERLETLFDHLPDDMVVVRDSNAPQAAEVRFEGVADYQANRVRAQSSDPGSYRPLGQDQLYMLADEWAKRVAETPAHLATAFHEPESDSVLDFGVDGPRDFAPERAAQSNVYEAVVAHVEKLRKDGRRPILASYSGGARERLMGLLTDHGLKGAMAADDWQAAQAAADTGKSFGVALIVLPLDHGFTAPGVAVLTEQDMLGDRLVRRKKRKKSTDAFLAELATLSPGDLVVHVDHGIGRYEGLTQVPVQKAPHDCVALSYAGGDKLYVPVENLEVLSRYGSGEEGASLDRLGGEGWQRRKAAMKERIREIAGELIATAAKRALRPGQVAEPDTGGYPAFLDRFPYEETEDQDRAIQDVLGDLGSGRPMDRLVVGDVGFGKTEVALRAAFVAAMAGMQVAVICPTTLLARQHHMNFSSRFEGFPINVGRISRLVTAGEQKKVKEGLAEGTIDVVVGTHALLTKGLDFKRLGLVIVDEEQRFGVTHKERLKAMKANVHVLTLTATPIPRTLQMAMSGLRELSVIQTPPVDRLAVRTYVMPWDPVVLREALLREHYRGGQSYFVTPRIADLPEIEEFLRNEVPEVRYVVAHGQMAPSEVEERMSAFYDRKFEVLVSTTIVESGLDIPSANTMIVNRADKFGLAQLYQLRGRVGRAKTRAYAYLTTPPERMMTEAADKRLKVLSDLDSLGAGFQLASHDLDIRGAGNLLGDEQSGHIKEVGYELYQSMLEEAILEAKSGRSKDDGELRPSDFSPQITVDAPIMLPEDFIPDLDLRMGLYRRLNDVEDRQGIDAFAAELIDRFGKLPEPTENLLVLMEAKLNAKRACIAKLDVGPKGALVSFANDHFPNVDGLMAYVTRLEGTAKLRPDMKLSVARAFSTPKARLNAALQISRGLAKAAG
- a CDS encoding succinate dehydrogenase assembly factor 2 encodes the protein MDREHRLKRLRFRAWHRGTKEADLLIGGFFDRHHAEWSDGDIALFEQLLEEQDVDIMGWATGSQPVPPEYQGTMMKALEALNYVPIAR